In Pyrus communis chromosome 11, drPyrComm1.1, whole genome shotgun sequence, the sequence GGTGATTTGCGAACTTGCTTGTCTTGTCGTCTGGATTGTGAATTCATTCGTTGTAGGTATTACCACGATATTATTGTTTAAACTTAATTTGCGCAGTAAATCTAGCTTGCATGAAGTGTTACTTCGTTAAATCAAGTTGCCGCATCGTATGAGATTTTCAAGTTATAATGTTCATACCTcttgaaacaaaagaaaagttatgATCTTTGGTGTATTTTCCAAGCAGAAAGGTAGAACTCTGGATTTTTAGGATTAATGTGATTTACCCTTTACTTCAGTCATGGGACACGACCTCTATTTCTTTGACTGCTGGATGCGACCTGTTCATCCGGTATGTTACTCGAACTTCGGCTTTAGAGTATGAGGACTTCAACTCAGCCAAGTCTCGTTTGATTGAACGTGCAGAGAAGTTTGGGGAGATATCTATGAAGGTACACGACGTAATATGTAGCTCTTTGATGTAATACACAACTCTTTTATGTATCTTTAACAGTGTCATCTTCCAGTTATTCAGTCTCACTCGTCTAAGATTGCAGGCCCGCAGAATCATTGCTGTGCTTAGTCAAGACTTTATATTTGATGGTTGCACGATATTGGTTCACGGTTTCTCTAGAGTTGTTCTAGAAGTATTAAAGACTGCGGCACAGAGCAACAAACTCTTTCGAGTTTTCTGTACAGGTTTTCATCTTTATCATGCAGTAAATTATAGTTTGTGTGCACATAAACTGGAGCAAGACAGGTTTAACAACATAAGTCAAAATCTGTATCCACTTGGCACCTCTTATATGGGATAGAGAGATTTCGGATTCTTggtctgttttttcttttacatcaaCACACAGATTGACCAGATAGAACACCAGTCTTTattcttgctttgaattatGTTTCTTTgcatctttgttttcaaattgttTCTAACAGGTAGGATTAGTATGAAATGTTTGCCTTATGGGCGGTTCTGCTGTACTTGTCTCCCATATGATTCAATCTTTATGCTGTAAACTGCAGAGGGAAGACCAGACAGAACAGGATTACGATTGTCGAACGAGCTGGCCAAGCTTGATGTTCCTGTGAAGCTTCTAATAGACTCTGCAGCAGCATATACCATGGATGAGGTCGACATGGTATTTGTTGGGGCAGATGGAGTGGTTGAAAGTGGAGGTATCATCAATATGATGGGAACATTTCAAATTGCCTTAGTGGCACACAGCATGAACAAACCGGTTTATGTGGCTGCTGAAAGCTACAAGGTATGCCAAAATGTTTTCTACACTATATCTAGTGAACTAAATCATATATTAGGAAACGTGATAGTTAGCAAATAATGCGATACCTATAAAGATATTAGATAATCCTTTTATCCATGATCTGGCACTTGATGTGCCTTAGTAATTGGTGGTGTGATTTAGGAGTACAAATTTGTAGTAGATTTAGGAGTAGCAAATTGCAGTTTCGCGGAGGTATTTGCAGATTCAAATAtcaatgtttgtttattagttccccaaagagtaaattgtagcagtggtccctcaactttaattaaattggagcaatggtccctcaattaaaaatccattaccattgatCGCTCAACTCATCAAAGCGTGTAGTTATGGTCCTTTTGGTCAACTTCATCAGAATTttttcaaaatgagttatgttggaaggaccattgttacaattgggttaaagtttgagggaccattgctccaactggttaaagttgagggaccatttctccagttgaattaaagatgaaggaccaatggtaatggatttttagttgagggactattgctccaattgagttaagtTAAGGgttgctacaatttactttcCCCAAAACATCATACATTTGATTTGTTGTTTTCCAGTTTGCTCGCCTTTATCCATTGGACCAGAAAGACATGGCCCCTGCATTACATCCCATTGATTTTGGGGTACCCATCCCATCCAAGGTTGAAGTTGAAAGGTCTGCCCGTGATTATACTCCTCCGCAATATCTTACTCTGCTCTTCACGGATTTGGGGGTACTAACTCCGTCAGTGGTCAGCGATGAGCTTATTCAGCTATACTTGTGATATTTTCCCAGTTTGTAACTTTTCCCTGAAATTCAAATGAGAGGTagaattttgttaaatttgtacCATTATGTGATATGATGCAGGTGTTAATCTTTTGTAGTTACTGGTTATGTTGTCGCGACTTGCAAGTAATAGTTGCATCTATACGCCCTGGTCCTTCACGTTGTTAAGAGATTAACAATCTTCTCACTTGGATCTTCTTggctttcttttttattttgcaatgtTACTTCATGGTTGAAACCATCTAGTTTCCAAGTCACCTATTAAAGATCAATGTTGCAAAAAGGTCAACTAAATTGGAAATcgtttaattgtttgatttatGATGTCAAAATTCAAGTATTTAAGTGATATTTGAGAAACATGATAACTCATCGTCGGTTCATGACTTGTGCAAATTCCATTTTAGGAATTTCAAGTCAACTTGGGTAGGAGGCACAATCAGCCTTTTGTTATTATCGTTTTGCTCATCCTGAATTGGTATTAGATCAACTTGGAAATGGTAGTTTTTCTCATGCTTAACGATCAGGTATCGTATATTTCTAATTTAGGACTCCCGAAGTATACATGTCATTTGTTAACCATGATCAAAAGCTAACAATTCTTCAACCTACTGCATTTCGAGTTCAAACTTtttctcatttaaaaaaaaaaaggtttcttTTAGTTGTTAAATAACAAACGATGAAGAATAATGGACTACAAAAAATAGCTAAAACCCAAAGTCAGTTTTAATTGGTTCtcattgcttttatttttatctgttttttttttttttgaccccCTCAATCACTACGAACACCCTCAATCATTGCAATGAgatgtgtttatttagttatctCTTGACTTGAAATGAGAGTAGGTTTGAAAAAAGTATCTTCTAGTGTCTAGGGTTGGGCCATGAGCGTCTCTTAACGCCACCTTCTTTTGTCTCAGTAGTGGTTTTCTTAGGAATAGGAGTAGTCCTATTGAAAGATATATAGATATAAAGGGTTATAAGGAAAGTTTAGTCATCTGACGATGAGATTGATCACTctgaagagagagagaccaaACAAACTTGTAACTTCTTTTCCAAGTACAGTACagcaatatatgtatatatgccaCAGCAAATATGTCACATTTcaaagtttgtttttgttattgggATTACGGAGGAGCTTCTCCCTCGCTGCAACATCAAGCTCTTCAAAATGAGTCTCCGGAATCCAGTTCCCCGTGTTCAGGTTTCTCATCCAAAACGCTTCCTTCAGCTCGTCATAATTTGTTGCAGTATTATTAACAGTTCTACTGCCGGATTCTGTTGTGCCTGTCCTCACCGTGGTCGCCGCCGCCTTCTGCCCTCTTACACTCTCAGCTGCAGCCTTGTACCATCGCCTGTAACAATTGTAAACAAAATCCTAAATAACATCAGACGCAAAtcttataatataaaataatttaaaatatcacACTTGATAAGAAATTATGCGAAATTAAACAAAGATATACTGACGACCATAACTCATATCTGTGTGAACTAAAGAAACAAATACCAACCTGAGAAGGAGAAAAGGGATTGTAGGAACCTTAGCCATATGATTAAacaaacttatatatatatacgtaggGTTTGGTTGGGATAGATTTTGGAAGAAGCTCCTGTATGTATACGTAGGCGTAGGGTTTTATGGGGATGAAGGGAAAACATATAGGGGCGCACACTGTGATGGTAATACTTATATATCTCGACTCTCAATTGAATTATGACTTTTTTCTAATTTGAGAAAGAGATGCGATTGATTGTGGTAGAAAAGTATTAGGATTCGATAGCGATTGTGCCTCTATCAATCACATAGGATTTTATATGTTTTCCTGCAATATGTTGATACACAGACACTCTTACACGTCCAAGTTTTGGGATTATATGCTTTTGACCATACAACTACGCCATGAGAAAGTGGAACCGAGTAGTACTGCCACGCCTTAATTGGGGGGCAAGGACTTGTTACACAAACACAATGCATCTTATTCTTCTAATATTGGGAAACACTGAGTGGCAGATTCATATAAACCGTATCATGCATGTAGAACTAATGTTGTCTTGCATGGCAAGTATTGGTCTGAATGACGAACCTTAATTATTGTTTACAATTATGGTTAACACAAGGGTATAATTCTAGTTATCCTTTAATGATGTTCCACATTTAAATTATAACTGACCTAGTGAAGGGCCTAACAAAATGGATGAATCAATACATATAATAATCTCGAACGAAATAAGTCAAGTTATGAGGATTTTTCAATGCATGTTTGAGTCATGTTTTCTTGCAGTACGATCAAGTAACAAAAATTGCTATCATGTTATGACTGTGAATTTGTATAAAATATATTGATGATAATCAACTTAATTATCAGTGGTCTCAATTTACAGTGTGACATTGAAACATTTTATAACTGTGTTATGATCTTCTTTAACACTATATATAGCAATAAAATCTTAACACCATATTGATCACATCTCAGTTTTGATTATGAAGTTTGATTGGATGATTGATTGTCCCTTAAGTACTATTGTCATCCTTAAGGGGCCATTTGATAAccactgtttttaagttttcACTTTAAACTAAAATCTTGTTTGTaactattttcagttttttttttttgaataaaaaataaaaactaaaaattactttattgagttttcaaaatttggcattgagttttcagttttagatttcatttgtaaaaactgaaaatagttACCAAACAATATTTTAGGTTTAGGGCGTTTTGATAAAGGCGcctcgttttttaattttttagactaaacatacactcgttttgaaaatttggtcaaacatttttctaaaattttggttattaatttcagtttttcacataagttcaattttgtttagaattttagtttttcacgaCTTTTCctggacattttttttttccttcttttcctcttatccctatatttatgcatttattattgtttgttataattttttttttgtgaatatagtagaatatttataaaaaaaaaattgtcagatTTGATTGCTTAGAAGAcccaacacataataaagatttgtttgattatatagctacgtctagttacctataatatggacacatttagttttatagtggatttgattttttgtatttctcggtccatttggaatgtaaatgtaccaaaagggttatCTGATAGAGACATCTGGTTTTGTGgtacatttgtgattttttgttcatttggtcttttggtacatttggaatctaaacgtaccaaaatggtTACCTAACAATgggcacatttggttttatggtactgTTTGGACCTAAAATTATTGGGTTGGGCCGAGTATGGAATTGTTCTCGGCCCAGAAGCTCTGCTCGAGGATTTCTACAAACCAGCCGGTTCATGAGTCGCCTAACTAAAGTCAGCCAAGCCCTGTTTGGAAAAGAATATTCCAGATGAATAGGAAGTAGGTGGGCCCTATTGCTAAGTGGATGAATGAAGTGGTTAAGTCTTGATGCAGTAAGGATTCTCAGCCAGATAAGGATACCGGAAAGTGGAAGTGAATGTGGCCTAATAAGAGGTTGAATTCAAAATCCTAATAGAAGTAGGATTGGCCGAGATAAGATGGATTGGGGTGAGGAGTCCTAGTTCGAGTATGGTTAAGATTTGTTCttgctgctataaatagagaacgGAGTGTGCAATTCGAAGGCccaaattcaacacacaattgccctgcgcaaacctctcaaacatcttgagattttttttattttctttttccaccgacacatcttcagtttggataaacaacactgtgaaggcaaccggtgaacacctttagtttggataaacaacactgttgctgTAGAATCAGTCGAACAAgtagcaccttcagtttggataaacagcattgcgtcgaggccgactggttacctatccaagtctcgaccgagaagggtttccaaatccttattggcagaggtcatcttattagctttctcgacgaagtaaggtgttacgagttacgacatttggCACAtcgaacgccgagtgattttatgattagatactcacaagtgagttttagaattcggcattctgacggccgaaccacatttaccatcaagacatacatcttcttcaagtacttgtgtccatatagtctggtgtcgattcgatgtgcttatactctcacgaatataattacTGTGACCGAATCTGGCATCCacgattcgtgaactttgcagaactaccagccttgtcttcaggttcgagaatccaaaggctgagatttgttccttcctcggctgcAGTCGCAAGGTAAAAaagtcaacaacgcgctcaaggcaacatcaacaaattttacttctAGGCCGAGCTTGACtgatgagttggcacgccccgcattcaaccgaaggacatagttagattattagttactcggcctgcgcgccacgtaggctttgtgatttttagggtcaacattttagcacgcccagtgggaccttgTGCTAGACCTTCGGAGTttatgaccattgagacacggtccgtaaagaagaaaacaataatgggaaagtcaacaaccgACTTACCAATACAAGGCCCTGGATAAGATTTGTCTCAGGTACAAAATCCTCTCATTGTTGTGCCACCCGAGGCTACAAGTGCGACATGCAGAGAGAAGGAAGTTTGTCTCGGCGGACAGCCTCGCAACCCAGAAATTCCCAACCAAACGGCAGGCATTTTCGTCGAAGAGATAGTAGAAGATTACGAcgaagatggtggggaaggttctgatccaccaactaggtcgtttcttcaaagacgacttgatgaacaatctcggcaggtcgagcagtcgattggccaGAAAATGAAAGATTTGCTTGATGCAATACGAACCAATAGTGATACACAAACCAAGATGCTTGAACTATTGAtcagtaaagccttcgaagatggccacgTCAACCAACTTCGACAGCCTCCCTTTAAGAATGTTCCATTACAAACCGAGAAAGGATCCGCTCGGCTTCAACCAATTGACTTAGAAAAAAAAGGTGGATCAAGCAGTAGATCTGATGGGCCTAACCAGGGAATATAAGCAACATACGTCAATATGACTGAGGTCCAAAGAATGATCGACTCGGCCATAAAAAAAGGGCTGAAGTTCCCAAAGTTCATCCATCCGTACTCGGCTTATGTGGAAAAGTTAGAATACCCTAAAGGCTTCAAGATCCTCGACTTCAGTCTTTTCGTCGGAGAATCGTCCTTATCTTCGTTGGAACATGTAGCTCGGTTCACTGCGCAATGTGGAGACGTTAATAACTTCCATAAACTACGATTATTCAACTTTTCACTAACAAGTTCAGCTTTTGCTTGGTACATCAACCTCCCACCAAACTCCGTATAGAGTTGGGAGGAATTGGTCGAGAAAtttcatgaacaattctatcaaCCAAGGATGGAAATGTCTGTTTCATCGTTggctaggatggctcaagcttCAGACCAATCgccaatggaatacttaacaaaGTTCAAGTCGACTAGGAATTGTTGCCGAGTACCTctccctgaagttgaattcgtcagaATTGCTCTAAACGACctggacgtggaatacaaaaagaaattgccGGGgacaaatattcgagatatgtacaaACTTGCTCAGCACAttgagcagtatgattatttgcttcAAGAGGAAAAAATATCAAAGTCCCCATCCCGAGGAACGATATAcaagaatcccacggttagctaCGTATTGGCCGAAAGTGAGGATCCTTAATACGCCAGTATGGATGCAGCTGAAATAGTGATAGATAAACCATACGTTTGCAAGGCATTAGCTCAAATTAGTCCCAAAGATGCCAAAACCCGCTCGGCCTCTGAAGAGatgattaaaacatcaaaagtttatactttcgatatcaccaaggctgatgcaattttcgaccagTTGTTGGTAGCAAAGATCATAAAACTTCGGCCAGGACACGACATTCCTAAGGTCGAagaattgaaaggaaaaacatattgcaagtaccataattcaaacaagcatGCTACCAATAATTGCGTCATGTTCCGTGATGGGATTTAAAGTTAGATTGAGAATGGTAAGTTCAAATTTCCTGAGAAACAGATGACGGTTAATGTCAATCCCTTCCCCTCgacaacaattggtatggtggatgctcatctccctaaaaccaaaggaaaaagggaaggccgaattcGTCCCAGTACAGCATATCCGTAAGCAGGGTGGTCAACAAAGActcaagattgatttattttcaaatgcaccacccacGGAGTCTTCAGGGCCGATCATCGTTGAACCCATGTCAGGTTTTAGTTCCGAAGAAACTGATGAATTAATGGTTTTGTGCGGCCGCTGTAAAACACGAATTGAACCTAAAGATAGAACAACCCCGGCTCCAACTTCATGTCTGCCGTCCATGGCCGCAACAAAACCTCTGAAGGAACTCAGTGCCGGCTAACAACGGCAAGTGTTTAAGAGACTCGGCCTACAGGTACAAGCAAAAGACCCAACCCCAGTCAGACAACGTCTTAACTTTGACGCATCATTccataatgaggattattacttgCATAACTCCAGCAGTTCGAGTTCATCAGTGGGTCGAAAAACCTTCAAGCTACCTAAGCCACGTGACCAACGTTGGTATAGTTACAATTCTTCAACTGGCCTGTATACGGCGTTATCTAAGTCTCAAAAACGTCATCGATAGCGGATAAATTGCATGGCTCGATGACAAGAATCACAAGCTAATTCGACTACTCGGTGGCAGCTAAAAGAGGTAGCAGGAAGTGGCAACAACAGACCTACCCTAACCATTATGGTCGAATTACTTCATAAGAGAAAGGCAGTTGATCGGGACTTTGAAATCACCATTGAAAAGTTCGAAAAACGCATCAAGCTCCTTCTTCGGCCCGGAGAAATGAAAGCTCGTCTTAAGCATTTCAGAAAAGAGGTCGAAAGTAAGCTTCCCCTGTTACCACCACAAGAACCGTTAATAAAAGTACGGCCCAATCTGCACCCTCCAATTCTCGATGAATCCTTGgagtacatgcgagaatttcataagaaatattccgccaatgacttgtaTAGACtgcccaaggcatgtcaggaagccatCAACCTAGCGCTAACTTGTCTTGATGCTGAACAGATTATTCAGAAAACCACCGATCCGACAATAAAAGCTAGGTTCCAGCATATACGTGAGGCTCGAGTCCTCGGCTTTGAGGTCGATCCATACACAGATATAGACACCGTCGAGCTACATTTTtcactcgaagaccttcagcaccTGCGATATAATTTCGAAGTCTTCTCGACCGTGTCTCTTTTCAGCGTTACGGTCGATGAGGAAAATCGTGTAGCGCATTTAGATGCATACTTGGACACAAGGAACGGCCGAATCGCTTACGAAGAGCGAGCCTGTAAAGCACTACAAGAACAAAATCACTCTTCGGCAATAAACAGGCTCAATGACGATGACCAGAATGGAATAGGTTCAGCCAACGTGCCCCAAGAATAGGTACATATCAAGGCAATAAATAATCCGGTTGAAGACACTCCAAAGATTGATACCACATCTACTAATCTGGAAGTCGACAACCAAGACCCGATGGGTCCTTCAGTCCTCGAGCATATGGAAATCAGAATGGTCCATGTCTTACTAGCTGAATTTCAACTGAGAACCCACCAATCAAAATTTTTGGATGGGGATGTGGTTGCCGAATAAGCAACACAAGTAGATTTCATCACTACTGAGGAAGATGGGGAAATCAGTAAAGGCGACAAACTTCAGGCAGCCCTGGCCGAATTATTTCCCCGTTCTCTTtctgttaatctccaacatctaaagccGTTATATGTCACAGCTTATATTGAAATATACCCCATTTCCAAGGTGTTTGTGGATTATGGACCCACAGTCAACATCATGCTGATTTCCATCATGAAGGCATTATGCTGCTCTAATGACGAGCTTATACCATCAGGAATAACGTTGAGTAGCTTCATCAGTGACAAGTCTCAAACCAAAGGAATGCTCTCGTTAGAAGTAAACGTTGCAGGTCGCAACCACATAAttgcattctttataattgactcaaagaCCGACTATAATGCATTGCTCGGCCGTGATTGGATCTATCAAacaagttgcattccttcatcgctATACCAAGTTCTTATTTTTTAGGATGGCAAATCGGTAGTGGTCCATCCAGCCGATAATCAACTGTTTGTGACCAACATGATTCAGACTCGTTATTATGACAATCatgtcggctacatcaccctacaaggttttaatgaaaatggacGGTCGACTCGAATTTCAGCTCAGAAAGCCATCGAGGTAGGCGCTGAGACTGCACagcaggattcggcgagactgaGCTTGGCAGATCTAATTACCAACGCCGATGACTGACGTCGCCACACAAAAAAGGCGTCGGGCCGCGAGTTCATCCACCGTAGAATGCCTACTGGCTCATTGGTATACTATTGCCAAGCAACCATACTCGGGCATAAActtaatcaaatttttggccgaagcagataacggcctAGTTTTATCGTTAGACAAAGTTCAGGCCGCACCGGCCGAACTTGAAGACAATcggcctcaagtcaaggacccatTGGAAGAGATAAATATTGGCACAGCCGATGAGCCTCGACCATTGTTTATTAATGTGTTGTTGCCGCCCCCCCATGAAGGTCGAGCTTAGTAACTTACTCAAcgagtttaaagattgtttcacatggaattatcatgagatgccagacctcgaccgaaaccttgtcGAACATGAGTTACGTATCAAAGTTGGTTGTAAACCTTTCCgacaacccccccccccccggccggTTCTCgaccgaagtacaactcggAATAAAGGATGAATTAGTTCAGCTTTTGAAAGCCAGGTTTATTCGGACCACTCGATACGTCgagtggttggccaatatcgttcTAGtgctaaagaaaaatgaagcccTACGCATCTACATCGATTTCTGTAATTTGAATCTAGCAACTCCCAAAGATGAATACATGATGCCGATCTcggatttattaattgatgctgCAACCAATTATGCAATATTGTCCTTCATAGACGACCATGCTGGTTACAACCAGATCTTTATCGCTGAGGCTGATGTTCACAAGACCGCattccgttgcccgggggcacttggcTCATACGAATGGGtcgtcatgccattcggcctcaagaacgttggcgccacataccaacgagctaTGAATACGATATTCCATGATTTGATCGGAGCAGTCATCAAAgtatatatcgatgatgtggttgtGAAATCTAAGACCCGCCGAACACACCTAGATGATCTTCAGCAAATATTCCTACGTATGCGCCAACATaacctcaaaatgaacccgACCAAATACGTCTTCGGTGTATCAGCCAGTAACTTCTTAGGTTTTCTTGTACACCATCGAAGCATTGAGGTAGACAAAAATAAAGCTCATGCGATCATCAGCGCCCCACCTCCGACGACCAAGAAGCAACTCCAGTCATTACtcgggaagataaattttctctgCCAAT encodes:
- the LOC137708000 gene encoding uncharacterized protein → MWWRSASFIHDKQDQERNDAVLASKPDSLTLYPPPPPSSMADALQSPNPKISAYYQTRAAHHGVVTSDWLAQAQAAVGRNPDDQGPIGAEAEAKPGSNSGKAFSVIEEFNSWRKQPDLAEAVAAIRALASVIRSSEATTMMELEIELKKASESLKSWDTTSISLTAGCDLFIRYVTRTSALEYEDFNSAKSRLIERAEKFGEISMKARRIIAVLSQDFIFDGCTILVHGFSRVVLEVLKTAAQSNKLFRVFCTEGRPDRTGLRLSNELAKLDVPVKLLIDSAAAYTMDEVDMVFVGADGVVESGGIINMMGTFQIALVAHSMNKPVYVAAESYKFARLYPLDQKDMAPALHPIDFGVPIPSKVEVERSARDYTPPQYLTLLFTDLGVLTPSVVSDELIQLYL